The bacterium genomic sequence GCTGCGCGGAAGGGTGGGGCGCGGGAGCCGCCCGTCGTCCTGCTTCCTGATGGCGGCAGGGGAGCGGGGGGAGGAAGCGGCGGCCCGCCTGTCCGTCATGGAGAAGACCGCCGACGGGTTCCGGATCGCCGAGGAGGATCTCCGGATCCGCGGGCCCGGCGACTTCGCCGGGGTACGCCAGTCGGGGATCCCCGACCTCGTCTTCGCCGACCTCGTGCGGGACGCCTCGATCCTCACCCTCGCGAAGGAGACCGCCGCGGAACTGCACCGGGACGACCCCGCCCTTTCAGCGCCTGATCACCTGGGGCTTCGCCGGTTCCTCGAACGCCGCCTGGCCGCGGCGGCCGGACAGGACTGAGACCGCCGCCATCCATCCGGTCACAGGATTTTGTTCAATCGCTTCGTCACCTTCTTCTTTGCTTTTTTCACCTTTTTCCCCACGTTCTTCACGAACTTCGACGACATCTTCTCCTTGAGTTTTTTAACCTCGAGCTCCTTCTTTTCCAGCTTTTTACCGAGGCTCGTGAGGTCCTTCTCGAGCGTGCGGACACGTTTCTTGAGCTGGTCTTCGATGGCTCCGATTTTCTTCTTGATCGTCTTCGCGTTGACCATGGATTCCTCCTCCACTTCCCGGGATGTTCCTACCCTATCATTTCCGCCCGCCGCCTTCCAATCCGCGGATCGCGTCGGCGATGTCAACGCTCAATTTCTCCAGGGCGCGGCTGTGCGCCGCGACGAGGGCGGCGTAACCGACATCGGATACGGCTTCGCGCACCGTCGTGCGCCCCGACCGGAGCGCCCCGCCCCCCGCCCCGCGGATCCCCCAGACGGCGTCGAGGGAGGCCGACTCGCCGGGCGTCGAGTCGAAGACCATCACATCGACGGCAACGCGGTATTTCGCATCGGAGGACGTGGAATTCGGAAAGACGGAGACCCGTGGAGTGCCGAGAAGGGCCGCGAGGTTTCCGGCGATCCCCCGCGCGATCTCGTCCCGGAGTGGCGATCCCCAGCGGTGGAACTCGTCGATGAAGACCTGGTTTGGGCCGGTCCGCACGACGATCTGCGGCCGGTCCACGATCTCCGGAACGGAGACAGGCCCGACGGCGACGGAATAGCCCGCGTCCGCCGAAGCCGTTTTCGACGAGGAGCTCAATGTGTAGAAATCCGACCGGCTGGTGGCGCACCCCGTTCCGAGCGCGGCCAGAATGCACACTACGATCAAGGACTTTCCGTTTCGCATCATGGCTTCTCCCGGGACTTCCCGCGAATGAGCGCGTTGGGGTTCCTCTCGAGATAGTCGGCCAGCGCGCGAACGGCCCTGGCGGCGCGAGCGATTTCCCGCAGGGCGTCCCGCAGATCCTGCCGGCCTGGAGCGTCCGGCCTCAGGAACGCGTCGTCCGTATTCGTCAACACGTGATCGGCGGAGGCGATGGCCCGCCGCAGCTCCTCGAGGGTTTTCTTCGCCTCCGGCACGATTTCCCCGTCGACGCGCTCCAGCGTGCGGTTCGCGATTTGCAACGTCCGGTCGAGCGTCTCGAGCGACTTCCTGGCTTCGGGAAGGGTTTCCCCTTCGAGGCGAACGAGCGTACGGTCGAGATCGGCGATCGCCTTCCTCGCGTCGTTCCCGATCTCCTCGACGGGCACCCTGTCGAGCTTCCCGAGAATGCGACTGAGACTCGCCTGGAGATTCTCCATCTCGCTTGGCACGACCGGGAAGTCGGGCGGTGCCGGTTTCCAGTCGATCTTCGCTTTCGGAGCATCCGGAAAGTAGTCGAGGACGACGTACAGCGCCCCGCTGATGAGGCTCGCGCTTCGCAGTTGAGCCCGCAGCCCCATATCGGCGACCTGGCGCTGCATGAACGCCCGCCCTTCCCTGATCGAGGTGCTCCTCCCGGCGGTCGCGTCCGGCTTCCCCCGCGGCACGAACAGGCGGTGCGGGTAGGTTACGATCTCCACGCGCGTGCGGATGCTTCGCTCCCCGGGACCGTAGGCGAAAAAGATCCCCGTGACTTCGCCGACCGGCAGGCCGAGGAAATCGACGGGGGCGCCGACCGACAGCCCCCGGAGCGATCCCGGGAAATGCAGGGCATACCGCTCGGATCCGATCTCGCCCGGGGACAGCGCGGTGGCCCGGTCGCTCGAGAGGGGGAAGACCGCATTGTCCGCGACAGCGTTGTTCCCGGCCGGAGAGGCGGGCGTCTCGAAGGCGATCCCCCCGACCAGCAGCGACAGGAGCGACTCGGTCTGCACGGAGAGTCCGCTGCCTCCCACCGAAATATCGATGCCGCTCGCCTCCCAGAACTGGGTGTTCGACGTCACGAACCGGTCGAAGGGGGCGTTCAGGAAGATCCGTATGTACACCGACTTTCCGTCTTCCGCCAGCCCATAGGAGATCACCTGCCCTACGTTCAGGCGCCGGTAATAGACCGGGGATCCGATGCCCAGCGAGCCGAGGGTATCCGACCGCAATACGAACTCCCTTCCCGGCAGCCCGGACGTGGCGGGGGGAGGGGTTTCGAGTCCGACGAAATCGTGCCCGGTCTCCCTGGACTTCCCCGGCTCGAAGCGGATGTAGTTCCCGGAAAGCAGGGTGCCGATGCCGGAAACACCGCTCAAGGTGACGCGCGGCTTCACGATCCAGAACCTGGCGTCCTTCACGATCAACCCTTCCGCGCTCTTTTCCATTTTCGCGGTGACGAGGATCCTTGAGAAGTCCCTCGACAGGTTCACGCCCGTCACCTTGCCGATTTCGATCTCCTTGTACTTGATGGAGGTCTTGCCCGCCTCGACCCCTTCGGCGGACAGGAACGCGATCCGGATCGTCGGCCCCTCGCTCAGGTGCTGCTGAACGGCGATGCCGATGCCGACGACCGCCGCCAGGATCGGAATGATCCATACGATCGAGAGCCTTCCACGCTTTTTTTCCACGGTCTCGGCCCGCGGGAGGTTTGAGAAATCGGAGTCGTCCGTCATCTTCCCCTCTCGTTTTCCCCGGAATCCCAGATCAGGCGGGGATCGAATGTGTCCGCCGCGATAATCGTAAGGATGACCACCGCGGTGAAGAACAATACCCCGCTGCCGGGGACCACCGTCATGTAGGGTCGGAGCTGGACGAGCGCGACGGAGTACGTCGCGACGAACACGTCCAGCATCGACCACCGTCCGATGACCTTCAGCATGCGGTACATGCGCACCCGCTCCCGCCGGTACCGCTCCGAGCG encodes the following:
- a CDS encoding MCE family protein, encoding MTDDSDFSNLPRAETVEKKRGRLSIVWIIPILAAVVGIGIAVQQHLSEGPTIRIAFLSAEGVEAGKTSIKYKEIEIGKVTGVNLSRDFSRILVTAKMEKSAEGLIVKDARFWIVKPRVTLSGVSGIGTLLSGNYIRFEPGKSRETGHDFVGLETPPPATSGLPGREFVLRSDTLGSLGIGSPVYYRRLNVGQVISYGLAEDGKSVYIRIFLNAPFDRFVTSNTQFWEASGIDISVGGSGLSVQTESLLSLLVGGIAFETPASPAGNNAVADNAVFPLSSDRATALSPGEIGSERYALHFPGSLRGLSVGAPVDFLGLPVGEVTGIFFAYGPGERSIRTRVEIVTYPHRLFVPRGKPDATAGRSTSIREGRAFMQRQVADMGLRAQLRSASLISGALYVVLDYFPDAPKAKIDWKPAPPDFPVVPSEMENLQASLSRILGKLDRVPVEEIGNDARKAIADLDRTLVRLEGETLPEARKSLETLDRTLQIANRTLERVDGEIVPEAKKTLEELRRAIASADHVLTNTDDAFLRPDAPGRQDLRDALREIARAARAVRALADYLERNPNALIRGKSREKP
- a CDS encoding PqiC family protein, yielding MMRNGKSLIVVCILAALGTGCATSRSDFYTLSSSSKTASADAGYSVAVGPVSVPEIVDRPQIVVRTGPNQVFIDEFHRWGSPLRDEIARGIAGNLAALLGTPRVSVFPNSTSSDAKYRVAVDVMVFDSTPGESASLDAVWGIRGAGGGALRSGRTTVREAVSDVGYAALVAAHSRALEKLSVDIADAIRGLEGGGRK